The window CAGCGTCCGCGAGGAGGTCGAGGCCGCGCTGGCCGACGCGCTGGCCGCGCTCGACCTGCCCGCCGACGACCTCGGCATCGAGCGGCCGCCGGACGACGTCGACGCCGTCCTCGCATCGAGCGTCGCGTTCCGGCTGGCCGGCGAGGTCGGCGCGCCGCCGCCGAAGGTGGCCGCCGACGTCGCCGACGAGATCGACCCCGACGAGTACGAGTACGTCGCCGCCGTGACGACGCAGGGCCCCTACGTCAACTTCCTGCCGAGCGACCGCTACTTCGAGGCCGCGCTGGAGGCCGCGCAGGCCGACGACTTCGGCGCGCTGCCGGATCGCGACGAGTCGCTCGTCCTCGAACACACCAGCGCGAACCCGACCGGCCCGGTCCACGTCGGCCGGGCGCGCAACCCGATCATCGGCGACGCGCTCGCGCGAGTGCTCGACTACGCCGGTTACGACGTCGACCGGCACTACTACGTCAACGACGCCGGCCGCCAGATCGCGGTGTTCACCTGGGCCTACGAGACGTTCGACGAGTCGGACTTGTCCGAGCCCGAGCGCGAGAAGGCCGACTACGACCTCGTCCGCTACTACCGCAAGGGCAACGAGTTCCTCGAAGAGGGGCCCGAAGCCGACGTCGAGACCGCCGAGCAGGAGATCGAGGCGATCATGCAGGGCCTGGAGGAGGGCGACGAGGCGACCTACGAGCGGATCAGCGAGGTCGTCGACACCGTGCTCGGCGGGATGCGCGAGTCGCTCGAACGCCTCCCCGCGGAGTTCGACGAGTTCGTCAAGGAGACGCGGTTCATGTTCGACGGCTCGGTCGACGACCTCGTCGAGCGGCTCAAGGAGTTCGACGAAGCGGTCTACGAGGAGGACGCCTGGCAGCTCGACCTCAGCGAGCACGGCATCGAGAAGAACTTCGTGTTCCTCCGCTCGGACGGCACCAGCCTCTACGCGACCCGCGACCTGGCCCACCACGAGTGGAAGTTCGACAACTACGACCGCGCGGTGACGGTGCTCGGCGAGGACCACGGCCTGCAGGCCCGCCAGCTCCGGACCTCGCTGGAGCTGCTGGGCAACGACACCGACCAGCTCGAACAGGTGCTGTACTCCTACGTCAACCTCCCCGAGGGGAAGATGTCCACCCGCGCGGGCACCGGCGTCGATCTCGACGACCTGCTCGACGAGGCGATCGACCGCGCCCGCGAGGAAGTCG is drawn from Natronoarchaeum mannanilyticum and contains these coding sequences:
- the argS gene encoding arginine--tRNA ligase, which produces MFLSVREEVEAALADALAALDLPADDLGIERPPDDVDAVLASSVAFRLAGEVGAPPPKVAADVADEIDPDEYEYVAAVTTQGPYVNFLPSDRYFEAALEAAQADDFGALPDRDESLVLEHTSANPTGPVHVGRARNPIIGDALARVLDYAGYDVDRHYYVNDAGRQIAVFTWAYETFDESDLSEPEREKADYDLVRYYRKGNEFLEEGPEADVETAEQEIEAIMQGLEEGDEATYERISEVVDTVLGGMRESLERLPAEFDEFVKETRFMFDGSVDDLVERLKEFDEAVYEEDAWQLDLSEHGIEKNFVFLRSDGTSLYATRDLAHHEWKFDNYDRAVTVLGEDHGLQARQLRTSLELLGNDTDQLEQVLYSYVNLPEGKMSTRAGTGVDLDDLLDEAIDRAREEVEDRLDDRIRDDDLDEDDVERIARQVGIGAVRYDIVAKQPAKAITFEWDRALDFEAQSAPYVQYVHARCCGILEGADDDPSPDVDADLLSTEYERDLLRTVARFPAVIEEAADELQPHVVATYTREIAEDFNAFYRECQVLGDDVDPEVRDARLALVAAARHAVGNALDALGVEAPRSM